One genomic window of Pieris rapae chromosome 15, ilPieRapa1.1, whole genome shotgun sequence includes the following:
- the LOC111000466 gene encoding protein son of sevenless isoform X2, producing MLPTVEESRGYDFQDPENVDKWKGLFLNSFKKILENLHPTLTAEESGLEFVESLCLRLLSMLCAIPAPVTIQDVEERVSRTFPTPLDRWALQEARDVQKKRKLLLPADKLHHLLQKEVLPHKIDPSVTGFMIGILEYISTDVLRLSGTFVKKISQKSGYLVITSSDIKTAMCADKLLMDMFYQESELAGVAAGVSALDRGRRASLTYGELVRDLLADERNFLRDLNLIIRVFKDEIEKIISDTWISLIFGNIVDIYELTVTLLGNLEDAMEMSQDSPQPYIGSCFEELAEVEEFRAYVRYANIVTRKESRDALQEIVDNPEYSERLDTAGHGFRLAVKYYLPKLLLTPVSHVFLYHSYVLALLQIAPTSDDRESFKQVECNLHPIKKLLTKALGNGPKIDTAIRGAARARRQLAIEKCNELGKLIDNWDTKDVPQCCNEFIREDTLSKLGPGKRVAERRAFLFDGLLLLCKPSTSIVSVTVNSNAASGGPQQLKLKEKLHIRKLEIVDKIDCEVLPEGRNLMELTPRIGGPIVLSAASAAEKRNWMCDLVMLNTKPMLDRSLDSILLELERRHPLKLPPVSLYRFAEPDSPDNIVLEERAGPTPLIKGATLLKLVERLTYHIYADLNLVRTFLTTYRSFCSPAELLDLLIERFHIPEPSEVYDTPRTSECVEEMSASSDAEKLSKNTAREDWKRYRKEFQQPVKFRVINVLRHWVDQHFYDFERDPALLEKLKEFLESVDGKPMKKWVQSVLKIVQRKSFTGGDTDSLAGGVAHVFDRLPPATCKHVADPDRYNWHPLALHPLEMARQLTLLEFQLYKQVKPSELVGAVWTKKDKEKTSPNLLKIIKHTTNFTRWMEKWVVESENGDERAGVIARFLEMAVCLRDLNNFNGVLAVVAACGSASVHRLRNTFQLVPLRLLRALEQFRALNSDHFKRYQERLRSINPPCVPFCGIYLTNILHIEEGNLDYLPNSQLINFSKRRKVAEITGEIQQYQNQPYCLTVEPRTRMFLETLDPFPGMDDNEVTNYLYNKSLEIEPRPPTKPTPKFPRKYPELSVKPVKIRRSTEHHQSSSNISSNEDTLSVAQLSPTSICTWDGASLASLPINQDDRSERSLTSPRLERSSSSSLAQLGQLSLFDKLAFFDKSKSVATLNNTRNSMSARDEPPSPRDNHSPRHDRCNSTSCVSNMTSSMGTVRSRGAALSPRGAIVDAELFYSRSMDHLACKRNEQERVPPLLPRHSALSSTTSLADHEPPPPPPHHHLHSLAGTSDTPDIDKPLPSPKNPELFRSPAMSPKRSPAPPPPGLLNASPLHLDRPPTFSFPSATSPSSLQQSCESSSCGTPPPLPPRRRRDSAATPTLHHGSWLDSSPSAAGNSPPPLPPRPPPAPELLRPQSSALLQRRHHSAGLAPRLPPKPPPPAVAPRT from the exons ATGCTTCCGACGGTGGAAGAAAGTCGGGGCTACGATTTTCAGGACCCAGAGAATGTGGATAAATGGAAAGGTCTCTTCCTCAATTCATTCAAAAAG ATCTTAGAGAACCTGCATCCAACTTTAACAGCCGAAGAGAGTGGTCTAGAATTTGTGGAGTCATTATGTCTTCGCTTGCTGTCTATGCTTTGTGCTATACCAGCTCCTGTCACAATTCAG GATGTAGAAGAAAGAGTGTCTCGAACATTTCCAACTCCTCTAGACAGGTGGGCATTGCAAGAGGCGAGAGATGtacaaaagaaaagaaagttGCTACTGCCCGCTGATAAGTTGCATCACCTCTTGCAGAag GAGGTCCTGCCACACAAAATTGACCCTTCAGTAACGGGTTTCATGATAGGAATACTGGAGTATATAAGCACAGATGTGTTGAGACTATCTGGAACATTTGTTAAGAAGATCTCACAGAAGTCAGGATATCTTGTTATCACTAGCAGTGATATAAAGACAGCTATGTGTGCCGATaag CTTCTAATGGACATGTTCTACCAAGAATCTGAACTGGCTGGAGTAGCAGCAGGTGTTTCAGCTCTCGACAGGGGTCGAAGAGCCTCCCTCACATATGGAGAGTTGGTGAGAGATCTTTTGGCTGATGAGAGAAACTTTCTTCGCGATCTCAACCTTATCATCAGGGTATTCAAGGACGAGATAGAGAAGATCATCTCTGATACATGG ATATCGCTAATATTTGGTAACATAGTGGACATTTATGAGCTTACTGTCACTTTGCTTGGGAACTTGGAAGATGCGATGGAAATGTCTCAGGATTCGCCGCAACCATATATTGGAAGTTGTTTTGAAG aattagCGGAAGTGGAAGAGTTCCGTGCGTACGTCCGATATGCAAATATTGTCACGAGAAAAGAGTCGAGGGATGCCTTGCAAGAAATTGTTGACAATCCTGAG tacTCTGAGCGTCTTGATACAGCGGGTCACGGTTTTCGACTAGCGGTGAAATACTATCTACCGAAGTTGTTATTAACGCCCGTTTCTCACGTATTCCTATATCATAGCTATGTCTTGGCGTTGCTACAGATAGCACCCACTAGTGACGATAGGGAGAGTTTTAAACAG gtcGAATGCAATTTACATcccataaaaaagttattgacGAAGGCATTAGGGAATGGACctaaaat tgaTACAGCAATCCGAGGCGCGGCTAGAGCGAGACGGCAACTCGCGATAGAGAAGTGCAATGAGTTGGGgaaattaatagataattgGGATACGAAAGATGTGCCACAGTGCTGCAATGAATTTATTAGAG AGGATACGCTATCAAAACTAGGCCCTGGAAAACGAGTTGCGGAAAGACGGGCGTTTTTATTTGACGGTCTACTTCTTCTCTGTAAACCGTCTACTAGCATAGTTAGT GTAACTGTAAACAGTAATGCTGCATCCGGTGGCCCTCAACAACTGAAGTTGAAGGAAAAACTTCATATTAGAAAACTAGAAATTGTCGATAAAATTGACTGTGAAG taTTACCAGAGGGCCGTAACCTGATGGAACTAACACCCCGGATCGGAGGACCAATAGTTCTTTCGGCTGCTTCAGCCGCCGAAAAAAGAAATTGGATGTGCGACCTCGTCATGTTGAACACCAAGCCCATGCTTGATAGGAGTTTGGACag CATATTACTAGAACTGGAAAGGCGGCATCCCCTTAAACTACCGCCGGTGTCGTTGTATCGCTTCGCGGAGCCCGACTCGCCCGATAATATTGTGTTGGAAGAACGGGCGGGACCTACGCCTCTTATAAAG GGCGCCACCCTCCTAAAACTCGTAGAACGACTAACATACCACATCTACGCGGATTTGAACCTCGTGCGAACATTCCTAACCACCTACCGCTCATTCTGCTCACCGGCCGAGCTGCTCGACTTGCTCATTGAGCGGTTTCATATTCCAGAGCCGAGCGAGGTCTACGATACACCCAGAACCT CTGAGTGCGTAGAAGAAATGTCAGCAAGTAGCGATGCTGAGAAGCTAAGTAAGAATACGGCGCGAGAAGATTGGAAGAGATATCGGAAAGAGTTCCAACAACCTGTCAAATTTCG agTAATCAACGTTCTAAGACACTGGGTGGACCAACATTTCTACGACTTTGAACGTGACCCGGCGTTGCTCGAAAAATTAAAGGAATTTTTGGAGTCAGTTGATGGGAAACCTATGAAGAAATGGGTACAGAGTGtactcaaaattgtacagAGAAAG AGTTTCACCGGCGGCGATACCGACAGTCTAGCAGGAGGCGTGGCACATGTATTCGATCGTCTGCCACCTGCCACTTGCAAACACGTGGCAGACCCAGACAGATACAACTGGCATCCTCTTGCCTTACATCCCTTGGAAATGGCCAGACAACTCACCCTGCTCGAGTTTCAGTTGTATAAACag GTTAAACCATCAGAGTTAGTTGGTGCGGTGTGGACTAAGAAGGATAAAGAAAAAACGAGTCCCAATCTATTGAAGATTATTAAACACACAACAAAC ttCACCCGATGGATGGAAAAATGGGTTGTAGAAAGCGAAAATGGGGATGAACGAGCTGGGGTGATAGCAAGGTTTCTAGAAATGGCTGTTTGTCTTCGGGACCTGAATAACTTCAATGGGGTTTTGGCTGTTGTCGCTGCCTGTGGAAGTGCCAGTGTCCATAGATTGAGGAATACATTTCAG CTGGTTCCTCTCCGTCTTCTTCGGGCTCTAGAACAATTTCGCGCTTTGAATTCTGACCACTTCAAACGCTACCAAGAAAGGCTTCGAAGTATTAACCCTCCATGTGTGCCCTTCTGCGGGATCTATCTCACGAACATTCTGCATATTGAAGAGGGGAATCTTG ATTACCTACCAAACTCtcaattaataaacttttcgAAGAGGAGAAAAGTAGCGGAAATCACCGGTGAAATTCAGCAGTATCAGAACCAGCCATACTGTCTCACTGTGGAACCCAGGACAAGG ATGTTTCTCGAAACGCTGGATCCGTTTCCGGGTATGGACGACAATGAAGTGACCAACTACCTCTACAATAAAAGCTTGGAAATCGAACCCAGACCGCCAACGAAACCTACGCCCAAATTT CCTAGAAAATACCCAGAGCTTTCAGTGAAGCCGGTGAAGATTCGCCGTTCAACGGAACATCACCAGTCTTCTTCCAACATATCCAGCAATGAGGATACGCTGA GTGTAGCCCAACTTTCACCAACAAGTATTTGTACATGGGATGGCGCGTCTCTCGCTTCATTACCTATAAATCAGGACGATAGAA gcGAAAGATCTCTGACGAGTCCCCGTCTAGAGCGGTCAAGTTCTAGCTCATTGGCCCAACTTGGCCAACTGAGTTTGTTTGACAAACTTGCATTTTTTGACAAGAGCAAGTCGGTCGCGACACTTAATAACACCAG GAACAGTATGTCAGCGCGTGATGAACCACCCTCGCCCAGAGATAATCATTCGCCGCGGCATGATcg ATGTAACAGCACAAGTTGTGTGTCCAACATGACATCGAGTATGGGGACTGTTCGGTCTAGGGGAGCGGCGTTGTCCCCTCGCGGGGCCATTGTGGACGCGGAACTGTTTTATTCCCGAAGCATGGACCACTTGGCTTGCAAGCGGAATGAACAG GAGCGAGTACCACCCTTACTTCCTCGTCACAGCGCCTTAAGTTCCACCACTTCGCTGGCAGACCACGAACCGCCGCCCCCACCACCTCACCACCACTTGCATTCTTTAG CAGGTACATCAGATACGCCAGATATTGATAAACCACTTCCCAGTCCGAAAAATCCTGAGTTATTTAG AAGTCCGGCCATGTCTCCCAAACGTTCTCCCGCACCACCACCTCCAGGCCTGCTTAACGCCAGCCCTCTCCATCTAGATAG GCCTCCTACGTTCAGTTTCCCTTCGGCCACATCACCATCATCACTACAGCAGTCAT gcGAATCCAGTTCGTGTGGGACTCCGCCACCTCTCCCTCCACGAAGAAGACGAGACTCCGCCGCCACGCCCACTTTGCATCAT GGATCCTGGCTGGACAGTTCCCCTTCAGCGGCAGGCAATAGCCCGCCCCCCTTGCCCCCACGACCCCCACCCGCCCCAGAACTGCTCAGACCCCAGAGCTCCGCCCTACTCCAAAGAAGACATCACAGCGCTGG GCTTGCCCCCAGACTTCCACCGAAGCCTCCACCGCCGGCCGTTGCGCCTCGCACCTAG
- the LOC111000466 gene encoding protein son of sevenless isoform X3, which produces MLPTVEESRGYDFQDPENVDKWKGLFLNSFKKILENLHPTLTAEESGLEFVESLCLRLLSMLCAIPAPVTIQDVEERVSRTFPTPLDRWALQEARDVQKKRKLLLPADKLHHLLQKEVLPHKIDPSVTGFMIGILEYISTDVLRLSGTFVKKISQKSGYLVITSSDIKTAMCADKLLMDMFYQESELAGVAAGVSALDRGRRASLTYGELVRDLLADERNFLRDLNLIIRVFKDEIEKIISDTWKISLIFGNIVDIYELTVTLLGNLEDAMEMSQDSPQPYIGSCFEELAEVEEFRAYVRYANIVTRKESRDALQEIVDNPEYSERLDTAGHGFRLAVKYYLPKLLLTPVSHVFLYHSYVLALLQIAPTSDDRESFKQVECNLHPIKKLLTKALGNGPKIDTAIRGAARARRQLAIEKCNELGKLIDNWDTKDVPQCCNEFIREDTLSKLGPGKRVAERRAFLFDGLLLLCKPSTSIVSVTVNSNAASGGPQQLKLKEKLHIRKLEIVDKIDCEVLPEGRNLMELTPRIGGPIVLSAASAAEKRNWMCDLVMLNTKPMLDRSLDSILLELERRHPLKLPPVSLYRFAEPDSPDNIVLEERAGPTPLIKGATLLKLVERLTYHIYADLNLVRTFLTTYRSFCSPAELLDLLIERFHIPEPSEVYDTPRTSECVEEMSASSDAEKLSKNTAREDWKRYRKEFQQPVKFRVINVLRHWVDQHFYDFERDPALLEKLKEFLESVDGKPMKKWVQSVLKIVQRKSFTGGDTDSLAGGVAHVFDRLPPATCKHVADPDRYNWHPLALHPLEMARQLTLLEFQLYKQVKPSELVGAVWTKKDKEKTSPNLLKIIKHTTNFTRWMEKWVVESENGDERAGVIARFLEMAVCLRDLNNFNGVLAVVAACGSASVHRLRNTFQLVPLRLLRALEQFRALNSDHFKRYQERLRSINPPCVPFCGIYLTNILHIEEGNLDYLPNSQLINFSKRRKVAEITGEIQQYQNQPYCLTVEPRTRMFLETLDPFPGMDDNEVTNYLYNKSLEIEPRPPTKPTPKFPRKYPELSVKPVKIRRSTEHHQSSSNISSNEDTLSVAQLSPTSICTWDGASLASLPINQDDRSERSLTSPRLERSSSSSLAQLGQLSLFDKLAFFDKSKSVATLNNTRNSMSARDEPPSPRDNHSPRHDRCNSTSCVSNMTSSMGTVRSRGAALSPRGAIVDAELFYSRSMDHLACKRNEQERVPPLLPRHSALSSTTSLADHEPPPPPPHHHLHSLGTSDTPDIDKPLPSPKNPELFRSPAMSPKRSPAPPPPGLLNASPLHLDRPPTFSFPSATSPSSLQQSCESSSCGTPPPLPPRRRRDSAATPTLHHGSWLDSSPSAAGNSPPPLPPRPPPAPELLRPQSSALLQRRHHSAGLAPRLPPKPPPPAVAPRT; this is translated from the exons ATGCTTCCGACGGTGGAAGAAAGTCGGGGCTACGATTTTCAGGACCCAGAGAATGTGGATAAATGGAAAGGTCTCTTCCTCAATTCATTCAAAAAG ATCTTAGAGAACCTGCATCCAACTTTAACAGCCGAAGAGAGTGGTCTAGAATTTGTGGAGTCATTATGTCTTCGCTTGCTGTCTATGCTTTGTGCTATACCAGCTCCTGTCACAATTCAG GATGTAGAAGAAAGAGTGTCTCGAACATTTCCAACTCCTCTAGACAGGTGGGCATTGCAAGAGGCGAGAGATGtacaaaagaaaagaaagttGCTACTGCCCGCTGATAAGTTGCATCACCTCTTGCAGAag GAGGTCCTGCCACACAAAATTGACCCTTCAGTAACGGGTTTCATGATAGGAATACTGGAGTATATAAGCACAGATGTGTTGAGACTATCTGGAACATTTGTTAAGAAGATCTCACAGAAGTCAGGATATCTTGTTATCACTAGCAGTGATATAAAGACAGCTATGTGTGCCGATaag CTTCTAATGGACATGTTCTACCAAGAATCTGAACTGGCTGGAGTAGCAGCAGGTGTTTCAGCTCTCGACAGGGGTCGAAGAGCCTCCCTCACATATGGAGAGTTGGTGAGAGATCTTTTGGCTGATGAGAGAAACTTTCTTCGCGATCTCAACCTTATCATCAGGGTATTCAAGGACGAGATAGAGAAGATCATCTCTGATACATGG aAGATATCGCTAATATTTGGTAACATAGTGGACATTTATGAGCTTACTGTCACTTTGCTTGGGAACTTGGAAGATGCGATGGAAATGTCTCAGGATTCGCCGCAACCATATATTGGAAGTTGTTTTGAAG aattagCGGAAGTGGAAGAGTTCCGTGCGTACGTCCGATATGCAAATATTGTCACGAGAAAAGAGTCGAGGGATGCCTTGCAAGAAATTGTTGACAATCCTGAG tacTCTGAGCGTCTTGATACAGCGGGTCACGGTTTTCGACTAGCGGTGAAATACTATCTACCGAAGTTGTTATTAACGCCCGTTTCTCACGTATTCCTATATCATAGCTATGTCTTGGCGTTGCTACAGATAGCACCCACTAGTGACGATAGGGAGAGTTTTAAACAG gtcGAATGCAATTTACATcccataaaaaagttattgacGAAGGCATTAGGGAATGGACctaaaat tgaTACAGCAATCCGAGGCGCGGCTAGAGCGAGACGGCAACTCGCGATAGAGAAGTGCAATGAGTTGGGgaaattaatagataattgGGATACGAAAGATGTGCCACAGTGCTGCAATGAATTTATTAGAG AGGATACGCTATCAAAACTAGGCCCTGGAAAACGAGTTGCGGAAAGACGGGCGTTTTTATTTGACGGTCTACTTCTTCTCTGTAAACCGTCTACTAGCATAGTTAGT GTAACTGTAAACAGTAATGCTGCATCCGGTGGCCCTCAACAACTGAAGTTGAAGGAAAAACTTCATATTAGAAAACTAGAAATTGTCGATAAAATTGACTGTGAAG taTTACCAGAGGGCCGTAACCTGATGGAACTAACACCCCGGATCGGAGGACCAATAGTTCTTTCGGCTGCTTCAGCCGCCGAAAAAAGAAATTGGATGTGCGACCTCGTCATGTTGAACACCAAGCCCATGCTTGATAGGAGTTTGGACag CATATTACTAGAACTGGAAAGGCGGCATCCCCTTAAACTACCGCCGGTGTCGTTGTATCGCTTCGCGGAGCCCGACTCGCCCGATAATATTGTGTTGGAAGAACGGGCGGGACCTACGCCTCTTATAAAG GGCGCCACCCTCCTAAAACTCGTAGAACGACTAACATACCACATCTACGCGGATTTGAACCTCGTGCGAACATTCCTAACCACCTACCGCTCATTCTGCTCACCGGCCGAGCTGCTCGACTTGCTCATTGAGCGGTTTCATATTCCAGAGCCGAGCGAGGTCTACGATACACCCAGAACCT CTGAGTGCGTAGAAGAAATGTCAGCAAGTAGCGATGCTGAGAAGCTAAGTAAGAATACGGCGCGAGAAGATTGGAAGAGATATCGGAAAGAGTTCCAACAACCTGTCAAATTTCG agTAATCAACGTTCTAAGACACTGGGTGGACCAACATTTCTACGACTTTGAACGTGACCCGGCGTTGCTCGAAAAATTAAAGGAATTTTTGGAGTCAGTTGATGGGAAACCTATGAAGAAATGGGTACAGAGTGtactcaaaattgtacagAGAAAG AGTTTCACCGGCGGCGATACCGACAGTCTAGCAGGAGGCGTGGCACATGTATTCGATCGTCTGCCACCTGCCACTTGCAAACACGTGGCAGACCCAGACAGATACAACTGGCATCCTCTTGCCTTACATCCCTTGGAAATGGCCAGACAACTCACCCTGCTCGAGTTTCAGTTGTATAAACag GTTAAACCATCAGAGTTAGTTGGTGCGGTGTGGACTAAGAAGGATAAAGAAAAAACGAGTCCCAATCTATTGAAGATTATTAAACACACAACAAAC ttCACCCGATGGATGGAAAAATGGGTTGTAGAAAGCGAAAATGGGGATGAACGAGCTGGGGTGATAGCAAGGTTTCTAGAAATGGCTGTTTGTCTTCGGGACCTGAATAACTTCAATGGGGTTTTGGCTGTTGTCGCTGCCTGTGGAAGTGCCAGTGTCCATAGATTGAGGAATACATTTCAG CTGGTTCCTCTCCGTCTTCTTCGGGCTCTAGAACAATTTCGCGCTTTGAATTCTGACCACTTCAAACGCTACCAAGAAAGGCTTCGAAGTATTAACCCTCCATGTGTGCCCTTCTGCGGGATCTATCTCACGAACATTCTGCATATTGAAGAGGGGAATCTTG ATTACCTACCAAACTCtcaattaataaacttttcgAAGAGGAGAAAAGTAGCGGAAATCACCGGTGAAATTCAGCAGTATCAGAACCAGCCATACTGTCTCACTGTGGAACCCAGGACAAGG ATGTTTCTCGAAACGCTGGATCCGTTTCCGGGTATGGACGACAATGAAGTGACCAACTACCTCTACAATAAAAGCTTGGAAATCGAACCCAGACCGCCAACGAAACCTACGCCCAAATTT CCTAGAAAATACCCAGAGCTTTCAGTGAAGCCGGTGAAGATTCGCCGTTCAACGGAACATCACCAGTCTTCTTCCAACATATCCAGCAATGAGGATACGCTGA GTGTAGCCCAACTTTCACCAACAAGTATTTGTACATGGGATGGCGCGTCTCTCGCTTCATTACCTATAAATCAGGACGATAGAA gcGAAAGATCTCTGACGAGTCCCCGTCTAGAGCGGTCAAGTTCTAGCTCATTGGCCCAACTTGGCCAACTGAGTTTGTTTGACAAACTTGCATTTTTTGACAAGAGCAAGTCGGTCGCGACACTTAATAACACCAG GAACAGTATGTCAGCGCGTGATGAACCACCCTCGCCCAGAGATAATCATTCGCCGCGGCATGATcg ATGTAACAGCACAAGTTGTGTGTCCAACATGACATCGAGTATGGGGACTGTTCGGTCTAGGGGAGCGGCGTTGTCCCCTCGCGGGGCCATTGTGGACGCGGAACTGTTTTATTCCCGAAGCATGGACCACTTGGCTTGCAAGCGGAATGAACAG GAGCGAGTACCACCCTTACTTCCTCGTCACAGCGCCTTAAGTTCCACCACTTCGCTGGCAGACCACGAACCGCCGCCCCCACCACCTCACCACCACTTGCATTCTTTAG GTACATCAGATACGCCAGATATTGATAAACCACTTCCCAGTCCGAAAAATCCTGAGTTATTTAG AAGTCCGGCCATGTCTCCCAAACGTTCTCCCGCACCACCACCTCCAGGCCTGCTTAACGCCAGCCCTCTCCATCTAGATAG GCCTCCTACGTTCAGTTTCCCTTCGGCCACATCACCATCATCACTACAGCAGTCAT gcGAATCCAGTTCGTGTGGGACTCCGCCACCTCTCCCTCCACGAAGAAGACGAGACTCCGCCGCCACGCCCACTTTGCATCAT GGATCCTGGCTGGACAGTTCCCCTTCAGCGGCAGGCAATAGCCCGCCCCCCTTGCCCCCACGACCCCCACCCGCCCCAGAACTGCTCAGACCCCAGAGCTCCGCCCTACTCCAAAGAAGACATCACAGCGCTGG GCTTGCCCCCAGACTTCCACCGAAGCCTCCACCGCCGGCCGTTGCGCCTCGCACCTAG